The following coding sequences are from one Desulfosporosinus orientis DSM 765 window:
- a CDS encoding vWA domain-containing protein, whose amino-acid sequence METSFENQVKGLYEKTDGILYDFFTAQRQNSQAQVNISQEFKEEFFSLVDKVSLSLLTDKDNFYGYFLMQMARELRFDISSPTAVNFKGAKYVIYFNPVIFLDLNLKQMESTIKHEILHILSLHLIRAKEYEGTYSTLAINLAMNIVVNAYLDHLPPYSVTLEWVNRNYSLNLLPYKPFEYYLEEIQTALDLLEADENAADEHDTDDPDPDPEERIETEYDPEKAHDLWAESSDMDEKTLQEFTEKFIADAQKGSIPNYLESMLSALKNSKGELPWNLYLKRLMGTVESSPKKTITRRNRRQPQRLDIRGQLRSHKAKITVALDISGSISDQEFNQAIKEVLAIVKNYNHEITIVECDSEIRRVYKIKSVKDIKERINIRGGTKFTPVFEYANHHKVNLLIYFTDGKGEEKLLTIPRGYKTLWVITGKEDKLSLKKAYGAVKKLKKIEIKDDSLTMNDVKLEGFSMQDQESLYI is encoded by the coding sequence ATGGAAACTTCTTTTGAGAACCAGGTTAAAGGGCTTTATGAAAAAACCGACGGTATCCTTTACGATTTTTTCACCGCCCAGCGCCAAAATAGTCAGGCCCAAGTTAATATCTCCCAGGAGTTTAAAGAAGAGTTTTTCAGCCTTGTGGATAAAGTAAGTTTAAGTCTTTTAACAGACAAGGATAATTTCTATGGTTATTTTTTGATGCAAATGGCCCGAGAGCTGCGCTTTGACATCAGCAGCCCGACGGCCGTGAATTTTAAAGGGGCTAAGTATGTTATCTATTTTAATCCCGTCATTTTTTTAGATCTTAATCTAAAGCAAATGGAAAGCACCATTAAACACGAAATCCTCCATATCTTATCCCTTCATTTAATCCGAGCCAAAGAATATGAGGGTACTTACAGCACCTTAGCCATTAATCTGGCCATGAATATTGTCGTTAATGCCTATTTAGATCATCTCCCCCCCTATTCTGTTACCTTAGAATGGGTCAACAGAAATTATTCCTTGAACCTCCTGCCCTATAAACCCTTTGAATATTATCTTGAGGAGATTCAAACCGCCCTGGACTTGCTGGAGGCGGATGAGAATGCCGCTGATGAACATGATACTGATGACCCTGATCCTGATCCGGAGGAAAGGATCGAAACGGAATATGATCCTGAAAAAGCCCATGACCTTTGGGCTGAGTCCAGCGATATGGATGAAAAAACCCTTCAGGAATTCACGGAAAAGTTTATTGCTGACGCCCAAAAAGGAAGCATTCCCAATTATTTAGAAAGCATGCTCTCAGCCCTGAAAAACAGTAAAGGTGAATTGCCTTGGAATTTATATCTCAAGCGGCTGATGGGAACAGTGGAGAGCAGTCCAAAGAAGACGATAACCCGAAGAAACCGCAGGCAGCCCCAGCGATTGGATATAAGAGGTCAGCTTAGGAGCCATAAAGCCAAGATAACGGTTGCCCTGGATATCAGCGGCAGCATTAGTGATCAGGAATTCAACCAAGCCATCAAAGAAGTCCTGGCTATTGTTAAAAATTATAATCATGAGATTACGATTGTCGAATGTGACAGTGAAATCCGACGAGTGTATAAGATCAAATCTGTGAAAGACATCAAAGAGCGAATTAATATCCGAGGAGGCACTAAATTCACTCCGGTTTTTGAATATGCCAATCATCATAAGGTTAATTTGTTAATCTATTTTACGGATGGCAAAGGGGAAGAAAAGCTTCTGACCATACCCAGAGGATATAAAACCTTATGGGTTATCACCGGAAAAGAAGATAAGCTTTCCTTAAAGAAAGCTTATGGGGCTGTTAAAAAACTTAAAAAGATTGAAATTAAAGATGACTCTTTAACTATGAACGATGTAAAACTAGAGGGATTTTCAATGCAAGACCAGGAAAGCCTGTACATTTGA
- a CDS encoding GGDEF domain-containing protein — MNSNILNDLHISEIREEHKRIDNNWLLLHYKISVGLVIFALAVECFMALILINSDMRTTTVSRYVWKFIVAPSGINFICIGLMTLAIRAKGLSQNQKIYGVSLAFVVICFILFAVHNAFTATYYLFAFAIILTTIYANYWLTGMTAITSIAALLIAEVFVKWDLDKISIFESTLRLGDFLVSLFILIACSFVCMIEIRFERQKNEASIRKEMERYLLAQRIQRDELTGVFSRKALQDAMRDMDGKEAGNNYIFAMMDIDNFKGVNDRLGHHAGDLCLIELAKVLKGHEGKFSVFRYGGDEFCLLFRNADMAEAVLICEQIQERLKELYFESYPMLKMTVSFGLAAYSDQLNAARLFTNADQALYEAKEIRNSIRVFGLKSHLENV, encoded by the coding sequence ATGAATTCAAATATTTTAAATGACCTGCATATTAGTGAGATACGTGAAGAACATAAGAGAATCGATAATAATTGGCTTCTGCTGCACTATAAAATATCAGTAGGGCTGGTTATATTTGCCTTGGCTGTTGAATGTTTTATGGCCTTGATTTTGATTAATTCTGATATGCGTACAACTACAGTCAGCAGATATGTTTGGAAATTTATCGTGGCACCCAGCGGAATTAACTTTATCTGTATCGGGCTGATGACATTGGCGATCAGAGCAAAAGGTTTATCCCAGAATCAGAAAATATATGGGGTGTCTCTGGCTTTCGTGGTGATTTGCTTTATACTGTTTGCGGTTCATAATGCCTTTACAGCCACATATTACCTGTTTGCTTTCGCAATCATTTTGACGACTATCTATGCTAATTATTGGCTGACTGGTATGACGGCTATAACCAGCATTGCTGCCTTACTTATCGCGGAGGTTTTCGTCAAGTGGGACTTGGACAAGATCAGTATTTTTGAAAGCACACTTCGCTTGGGAGATTTTTTGGTTTCTCTTTTCATATTGATTGCATGTTCTTTTGTCTGTATGATTGAAATTCGCTTTGAGAGGCAGAAAAATGAAGCCAGTATCCGTAAGGAAATGGAACGGTACCTGCTGGCACAGAGAATCCAAAGGGATGAACTAACCGGTGTATTCAGCCGCAAAGCGCTGCAAGACGCCATGAGGGATATGGATGGGAAAGAGGCGGGCAACAATTACATATTTGCCATGATGGATATTGATAATTTCAAAGGTGTCAATGACCGATTAGGTCACCATGCCGGAGATCTCTGCTTAATAGAACTTGCCAAAGTATTGAAAGGACATGAAGGGAAATTTTCAGTATTTCGTTATGGCGGCGATGAGTTTTGTTTGCTGTTCCGTAACGCAGATATGGCTGAGGCCGTATTAATCTGTGAGCAGATTCAGGAACGGCTGAAAGAGTTATATTTTGAGAGTTATCCCATGCTGAAAATGACGGTGAGTTTTGGACTCGCGGCTTACTCGGACCAATTGAATGCAGCACGGCTTTTCACGAACGCTGATCAGGCTTTGTATGAAGCTAAAGAAATACGCAATTCCATACGTGTTTTTGGCTTGAAGTCTCACTTAGAGAATGTCTAA
- a CDS encoding ATP-binding protein, whose protein sequence is MNYTDTLKSVDLVLSTEEVPLIVGESGIGKTALAREIAEKNHWSLIVINGNLLKEGEIGGLPTIESYAGVNGTADPVEKKATVYAVHHKLREIDEEIAQGKTVLLFIDEINRCEHTVQQELMNLILNREINGYELPERVKILAAMNPSSKYSSDFDYQVVDMDAAQENRFVWLTMEPDYQQWIGWAMEAGIEEKVITFISTFPEYLHKINDDDLRATPRSYERISSSYKIYKEKKDSIPRSIFLNVVKGNVGRLIAEEFVNFVESDYPALLSYEEVFSGESLPESSKEKVQKESHTRLYLAARNILKNLESALVNHVDNYAFYMDRLIEFLNLYPVDLKMGIMKDIKNSYPEVYKLALENDAFIEAYFESYRLIR, encoded by the coding sequence ATGAATTATACAGACACCTTAAAAAGTGTAGACTTAGTACTGTCCACGGAAGAAGTCCCCTTAATCGTTGGGGAAAGCGGCATCGGCAAAACAGCCTTAGCCAGGGAAATCGCTGAGAAAAATCATTGGAGTTTAATTGTTATTAATGGGAATCTCCTTAAGGAAGGGGAAATCGGCGGCCTGCCTACCATCGAATCCTATGCAGGAGTTAATGGTACAGCCGACCCGGTGGAAAAGAAAGCAACGGTCTATGCCGTTCATCATAAGCTCAGGGAAATCGATGAAGAAATAGCTCAGGGCAAAACCGTTCTTTTGTTTATTGATGAGATCAATCGTTGTGAGCATACCGTCCAACAGGAACTGATGAATTTAATCTTAAATCGGGAAATCAACGGCTATGAGCTGCCTGAAAGGGTTAAAATCTTAGCAGCCATGAATCCTTCCAGCAAATACAGTTCAGACTTTGATTACCAAGTGGTAGATATGGACGCCGCCCAAGAAAATCGCTTTGTCTGGTTAACGATGGAGCCCGATTACCAGCAGTGGATAGGTTGGGCTATGGAGGCGGGAATTGAGGAAAAGGTGATTACCTTTATCTCCACTTTCCCCGAGTATTTGCATAAGATTAACGATGACGATCTGAGAGCCACCCCCAGAAGCTATGAGCGAATCTCCAGCAGTTATAAAATTTATAAGGAGAAGAAAGATTCCATCCCCCGGTCCATTTTTTTAAACGTTGTCAAAGGCAATGTGGGGAGATTAATCGCGGAAGAGTTTGTGAACTTTGTGGAATCTGATTATCCCGCACTCCTATCTTATGAAGAGGTTTTTTCAGGAGAATCACTGCCCGAATCCAGCAAAGAAAAAGTACAGAAAGAAAGCCATACCAGGCTTTATCTAGCCGCCAGGAATATTCTCAAAAACTTGGAATCAGCCTTGGTCAACCATGTTGATAATTATGCTTTTTATATGGACAGGCTGATTGAGTTTTTAAACTTATATCCTGTGGATTTAAAGATGGGGATCATGAAGGATATAAAAAACAGTTATCCCGAAGTTTACAAACTAGCTCTGGAAAATGACGCTTTTATTGAAGCATACTTTGAATCTTATCGTTTAATCAGGTGA
- a CDS encoding GntR family transcriptional regulator: MLLSIDLESKQPIYLQIRNGVVEGIASGKLKEGDTLPPVRSLASELGINLHTVNKAYQMLKLEGFVKMLRNRGTVISAGALGRDSKDFMEAATENLKHIVSEAITRSVRREQLIGIINSLYNELEDENNE; encoded by the coding sequence ATGCTGCTGAGTATAGATTTGGAATCAAAGCAGCCGATTTATTTGCAAATAAGAAACGGTGTTGTCGAAGGCATTGCCAGCGGGAAACTTAAGGAAGGCGATACTCTTCCGCCTGTAAGATCTTTGGCATCGGAACTGGGTATAAACCTTCATACCGTTAACAAGGCCTATCAAATGCTAAAACTTGAAGGTTTTGTCAAAATGCTGCGTAATCGCGGTACGGTAATTTCAGCGGGGGCTTTGGGACGGGATTCAAAGGATTTTATGGAAGCAGCTACAGAAAATCTAAAACACATTGTATCTGAGGCCATTACAAGATCTGTTCGCCGGGAACAATTAATTGGAATTATCAATAGCCTGTATAACGAATTGGAGGATGAAAATAATGAATGA
- a CDS encoding DUF362 domain-containing protein — protein sequence MSSKVYFVNLRTRTDKGNKISKIRNLFEQAGFSEFIEKDDLTAIKLHFGERGSDGFISPLFVRQVADKIKEKGAKPFLTDTNTLYGGSRHNSVDHLLTALEHGFDFTVTGAPVIIADGLRSDNITEVEIDKKHFKKVKLAKDIVNADSVIVLSHFKGHEMGGFGGAIKNLAMGGAPAVGKKEQHGTKIIVDEDKCIGCGECSEVCPEQAITMSEKANINLDKCIGCGECLTVCPVKANGIDWQTDLEAFLERMAEYAYGFAKSHEKRIGYINFLINITPDCDCASWSDAPIVPDIGFLASTDPVALDQASYDLVNKQHGFADSHLSCNHESGADKFKGLRSYIDGTIQMRHAEEIGMGSRDYELIIL from the coding sequence ATGTCCAGCAAAGTATATTTTGTCAATCTGAGAACGAGAACAGATAAGGGTAATAAGATCAGCAAAATAAGAAACTTATTTGAACAGGCTGGTTTTAGTGAGTTTATTGAGAAAGATGACCTAACCGCTATCAAACTGCACTTCGGGGAACGTGGAAGTGATGGTTTTATTAGCCCTCTTTTTGTTCGTCAAGTGGCGGATAAGATTAAGGAAAAGGGTGCTAAACCTTTTCTAACGGATACTAATACACTCTATGGCGGAAGCCGGCATAACTCCGTTGATCATCTATTGACCGCACTGGAGCATGGATTTGATTTTACGGTTACAGGTGCGCCGGTTATCATAGCTGATGGACTGCGCAGTGATAATATTACTGAGGTAGAGATTGATAAAAAACACTTCAAGAAAGTAAAACTAGCCAAAGATATTGTTAATGCTGACAGTGTCATTGTCTTATCTCACTTTAAGGGGCATGAGATGGGTGGCTTCGGTGGGGCAATAAAAAATCTTGCCATGGGAGGAGCACCAGCGGTCGGTAAAAAGGAGCAGCATGGTACCAAGATTATAGTTGATGAAGATAAATGTATTGGCTGCGGTGAGTGCAGCGAAGTTTGTCCTGAGCAGGCCATAACTATGAGTGAGAAGGCTAATATTAACTTGGATAAATGTATTGGCTGTGGTGAGTGTCTAACCGTTTGCCCAGTAAAGGCCAACGGGATCGACTGGCAGACAGACTTAGAAGCTTTTCTTGAACGGATGGCCGAATACGCATATGGCTTTGCCAAATCTCATGAGAAACGTATTGGTTATATAAACTTTCTCATAAATATCACTCCCGATTGTGATTGTGCATCATGGAGCGATGCACCTATTGTTCCAGATATTGGTTTCTTGGCATCCACCGATCCGGTAGCCCTTGATCAGGCAAGTTATGATTTAGTAAATAAACAGCATGGTTTCGCTGACTCTCATCTTTCTTGCAATCATGAATCTGGTGCGGATAAGTTTAAAGGTTTACGCTCCTATATAGACGGTACTATCCAAATGCGTCATGCTGAAGAAATCGGTATGGGCAGCCGAGATTATGAATTGATTATCCTGTAA
- a CDS encoding class I SAM-dependent methyltransferase: MKEALFDHVAAQYDSWYDTELGSVSDQVERHLAQSMFKAPGTRVLEIGCGTGQYTDWLVQEGYEVTAVDISAEMMALAQTKIAAIMKNTAEAKPVHWLHADITEILDQLETYDGIFSMTAFEFVPEPEKVLKRLFSYLKPGGCLLIGLIAGNSAWSEYYAEAARNNPTSVFARAALYSKEEIASWQIGVPAEIGECLFFPPSVPTIAEALALEEKRSGNPSFVVAKWVKV; this comes from the coding sequence ATGAAAGAAGCACTATTTGACCACGTTGCTGCCCAATATGATTCATGGTACGATACCGAGCTGGGCTCCGTATCGGATCAAGTTGAACGTCACCTGGCCCAGTCCATGTTTAAGGCCCCTGGGACCCGGGTTCTGGAAATCGGCTGCGGTACCGGGCAATATACCGACTGGCTTGTGCAGGAGGGATACGAAGTCACTGCTGTGGATATTTCCGCGGAAATGATGGCTCTGGCCCAAACGAAAATTGCGGCTATTATGAAAAACACCGCCGAGGCAAAACCTGTTCACTGGCTGCATGCCGATATTACGGAAATTCTGGATCAGCTGGAAACCTATGATGGTATTTTTTCCATGACTGCCTTTGAATTTGTACCTGAACCGGAAAAAGTTTTGAAAAGGCTTTTTAGTTATTTAAAGCCTGGAGGCTGTTTGCTGATCGGACTCATCGCCGGCAATAGTGCCTGGAGTGAATACTATGCAGAGGCCGCTCGCAACAACCCCACTTCGGTCTTCGCCCGTGCTGCTCTATACAGTAAAGAAGAAATAGCCTCCTGGCAAATCGGTGTACCTGCCGAAATCGGCGAATGTCTTTTCTTCCCGCCCAGTGTCCCAACAATAGCTGAGGCCCTTGCTTTGGAAGAGAAGAGATCTGGAAATCCAAGCTTTGTGGTAGCCAAGTGGGTCAAGGTATAA
- a CDS encoding class I SAM-dependent methyltransferase produces the protein MGNTDIFDAMAINYDTSERMEIAKITSDAIREYVRDGKDKSAIDFGCGTGLVGMNLLKDFHIITFLDSAKNMTERIKQKIAEFNIQNAEALWFDLETGFLSDIHADYIFMAQVLLHIDDIEPVLSRLYKVLNPEGHLLIVDFDKNEAVISDKVHNGFDQKELSTLLTKLGFRDIKSKTFYTGKKIFMKQDASLFILDSKK, from the coding sequence ATGGGAAATACTGATATTTTTGACGCAATGGCAATTAACTACGATACTTCTGAAAGAATGGAAATAGCAAAAATAACATCAGATGCTATTCGTGAATATGTAAGGGATGGTAAAGATAAAAGTGCTATTGATTTTGGCTGTGGAACCGGGCTTGTCGGGATGAATTTGCTCAAGGATTTCCATATCATTACTTTTTTGGACAGTGCAAAAAATATGACTGAACGGATCAAACAAAAAATTGCTGAATTCAACATCCAGAATGCAGAAGCGTTATGGTTTGATTTGGAAACGGGATTTCTATCGGATATACATGCCGATTATATTTTTATGGCTCAAGTATTACTTCATATTGATGATATAGAGCCTGTTCTATCCAGGTTGTATAAAGTACTGAATCCTGAAGGACATTTACTGATTGTCGATTTTGATAAAAATGAAGCTGTCATATCCGATAAGGTTCATAACGGATTTGATCAGAAAGAACTTAGCACTCTCTTGACGAAACTCGGATTCAGAGACATAAAATCTAAAACCTTTTATACAGGGAAGAAAATATTCATGAAACAAGATGCCTCCTTATTCATACTTGATTCTAAAAAATAA
- a CDS encoding GNAT family N-acetyltransferase → MDFEQIKGFWDYKPSWQNSITSIDVVLETFTYLVVNLDNTIAGYGIIDDKTGDITQFAVNKENRGKGLASSILAKSGFEYHVGQFEMVLKL, encoded by the coding sequence GTGGACTTCGAACAAATCAAAGGTTTTTGGGATTATAAACCTTCCTGGCAGAATTCCATAACATCTATCGATGTTGTTTTGGAGACTTTTACATATTTAGTAGTAAATCTGGACAATACCATAGCCGGTTATGGCATTATCGACGATAAGACAGGAGATATTACTCAATTTGCTGTAAACAAAGAAAATCGGGGCAAGGGCTTGGCAAGCAGTATTTTGGCTAAGTCAGGATTTGAATATCATGTTGGGCAATTTGAAATGGTTTTAAAATTATAA
- a CDS encoding MerR family transcriptional regulator, whose protein sequence is MYSIGNLCSEYKLSRSTLLYYDSIGLLVASERTRGNYRQYSEEDRKRLSQICAFREAGVPLSEIKRILDTDGISESHVLERRLNELNQEIRYLRFQQKVIVEMLKRKDLITPKMLMDKQTFVSILKLIGLDDTGMHHFHAQLEKNSPDSHQFFLEFLGIGEEEIKNIRKLSKEED, encoded by the coding sequence ATGTATTCTATAGGTAATTTATGTAGTGAATATAAACTGTCGAGAAGCACGTTATTATATTATGACTCCATTGGTTTATTAGTCGCTTCGGAGCGTACGAGAGGAAATTACAGGCAATATTCCGAAGAGGATAGAAAACGTTTGAGCCAGATCTGCGCGTTTCGTGAAGCAGGCGTGCCCTTGAGTGAAATTAAACGCATACTTGATACCGATGGCATAAGTGAGAGCCACGTTTTGGAAAGACGTTTAAATGAGTTAAACCAGGAAATACGTTATTTAAGATTTCAACAAAAAGTGATTGTTGAAATGCTTAAGAGAAAAGATTTAATCACCCCAAAAATGTTGATGGATAAACAAACCTTTGTTTCAATACTCAAATTAATAGGTCTTGATGATACTGGGATGCACCATTTTCATGCCCAGTTAGAAAAAAATTCCCCCGATTCCCACCAGTTTTTTCTGGAATTTTTGGGAATTGGTGAGGAAGAGATTAAAAATATCCGCAAACTGAGCAAAGAGGAAGATTAA
- a CDS encoding rhomboid family intramembrane serine protease: MKDFLGKLQYNSPVTLTFTFLSLVILLLGYITGGQTTNLLFGVYRSSWGDPLTYFRLFGHVLGHVDWSHYSSNMVLFLVLGPILEEKYESQSFLIMISITALVSGLFHVMFFSSTVLLGASGIVFMMIVLSSVAGMKDGKIPLTLILVIIIYLGGEILSVGSKDGISHIAHILGGICGAAFGLLSRRT; the protein is encoded by the coding sequence ATGAAAGATTTTTTAGGGAAACTCCAGTATAATTCACCGGTAACACTGACCTTTACCTTTCTTTCCTTGGTTATCTTATTGTTAGGCTATATAACAGGCGGACAGACTACAAATTTGCTATTTGGGGTATACCGGTCATCCTGGGGCGATCCTTTGACTTACTTCCGATTGTTTGGTCATGTGCTGGGCCATGTGGATTGGAGTCATTACTCCAGCAATATGGTATTATTTCTGGTATTGGGCCCCATACTTGAAGAAAAATATGAATCTCAATCCTTTTTAATTATGATTTCAATCACAGCTTTGGTGTCCGGATTATTTCATGTGATGTTTTTTTCCAGTACTGTTTTACTGGGGGCAAGCGGTATTGTATTTATGATGATCGTTCTCTCCTCCGTTGCCGGCATGAAAGATGGGAAAATCCCCCTTACCCTCATATTGGTGATTATTATTTATCTGGGGGGCGAGATTCTAAGTGTAGGATCGAAAGATGGAATCTCTCATATTGCTCATATTTTAGGAGGAATCTGCGGAGCCGCTTTTGGTCTTTTAAGCAGGCGTACATAA
- a CDS encoding MerR family transcriptional regulator, translated as MTITEVSDKFEIPQDTLRYYERIGLIPHVNRKKSGVRDYTEEDCKWVEFIKCMRGAGLPIEVLIEYVTLFQQGDETIKARKELLIEQRKQLTAKMDDMKKTLERLDYKIDVYEKSVVEKEKELRRIET; from the coding sequence ATGACGATTACAGAAGTAAGTGATAAATTTGAAATTCCTCAGGATACACTTCGTTATTATGAGCGTATCGGACTAATACCTCATGTGAACCGTAAAAAAAGCGGGGTCAGGGATTATACGGAGGAAGACTGCAAGTGGGTCGAATTTATCAAATGCATGCGAGGAGCAGGTCTTCCCATTGAGGTATTGATTGAGTATGTAACCCTTTTTCAACAAGGTGATGAAACCATTAAGGCAAGAAAAGAGCTCTTAATCGAGCAGCGAAAACAGCTCACAGCAAAAATGGACGACATGAAGAAAACCCTGGAACGCCTGGATTATAAGATTGATGTCTATGAAAAGTCTGTAGTTGAAAAAGAAAAGGAACTAAGAAGAATAGAGACTTAA
- a CDS encoding DUF5808 domain-containing protein — translation MNELFIRFGIIYTFLASLLIARPWLSRKNVLFGVVFGNGEIRKQETARKIINYFVLACLVIGIVLAAAFLLACKDLSQNEASLTKLFSAAFFALLLIDTVPYILANRAMKRLKATLQDENLVKGKILVEVGDAKLNKPVSPAWFLLLLLPIAAAVILALLYYPQLPETKSISLVMEPIFKQIVAAVFLFLIGFFSRIAPASVKGNPEAAPGYASFRRIVSLILIAVSLVIETKYLMAELNYLGFVSDLQTVTVVSKFLIIFLVGLLFVAFFLMVWRKNSSGPILDDDNKWVLGMIYVNPSDPSLFVEKRNGIGRTINFGRPAAWILMVALILFIIVRAFLRQ, via the coding sequence ATGAATGAACTGTTCATCCGTTTTGGGATTATTTATACATTCCTTGCATCACTTTTGATAGCCCGTCCTTGGCTTTCAAGAAAAAACGTGCTTTTTGGGGTGGTTTTCGGCAACGGAGAAATCAGGAAACAGGAAACTGCCCGCAAAATAATCAACTACTTTGTACTTGCCTGTTTGGTTATAGGAATTGTTTTAGCCGCTGCTTTTCTTCTCGCTTGCAAGGATCTTTCTCAAAATGAAGCAAGCTTGACAAAGCTCTTTTCCGCAGCTTTCTTTGCCTTGTTGCTCATTGATACGGTTCCGTATATCCTGGCAAACCGTGCAATGAAAAGACTGAAAGCCACCCTCCAGGACGAAAATCTCGTTAAAGGTAAAATTCTTGTGGAAGTAGGAGATGCAAAATTAAATAAACCGGTATCTCCAGCGTGGTTTTTACTGCTGCTTTTGCCAATTGCTGCAGCCGTCATACTTGCCCTTCTCTATTATCCCCAATTGCCTGAAACAAAGTCCATAAGCCTTGTTATGGAACCAATATTTAAGCAAATTGTTGCAGCAGTGTTCTTGTTTTTAATCGGATTTTTTTCGCGCATCGCACCTGCCTCTGTGAAAGGTAATCCTGAAGCGGCACCGGGATATGCATCATTTCGCAGAATTGTATCTCTAATTCTTATTGCTGTCTCTTTAGTGATTGAGACAAAATATCTGATGGCTGAGCTCAATTATTTGGGCTTTGTCAGCGATCTGCAAACTGTAACCGTTGTCAGCAAGTTTCTCATTATTTTCCTTGTAGGTCTTTTGTTTGTGGCGTTCTTCCTCATGGTATGGAGAAAGAACTCTTCCGGCCCCATACTTGACGATGATAACAAATGGGTTTTAGGTATGATCTACGTCAACCCCTCTGATCCTTCTCTGTTTGTGGAGAAGAGGAACGGTATTGGCAGAACCATCAATTTTGGGAGACCAGCGGCCTGGATTTTGATGGTCGCTTTAATCCTATTTATAATAGTTCGGGCCTTCCTGCGCCAATAA